From the genome of Proteus vulgaris, one region includes:
- a CDS encoding glycosyltransferase family 9 protein, giving the protein MDPNNILVIAIARFGDTLLITPVIHALKQRWPNAHIHVLAHKRSACILEHNPDIDCIRHFSKKRAIWAGWLPHKPYDLALVYGNDSELVNYARRQSHHTVAFSDKSQQQTDVTWVERPKLPLVAQKERALLINVLGIYPSCWQLRYFISDEEASFAQQFLKDNSLINKNIIGFQLQSFPAKAYRDWPVENFLQLAKQIISHDASTYFLLLGSKESEQLSIDLAKKMGEERCLALAGQVSMRQNAAIMANLSLYVGVDTGPTHLAGALDIPMVALYHSYHPGCYLAPLQHSCCQVIQHPTSLENARREDNMAEISVEEVWNAVRNIIDGMKVKK; this is encoded by the coding sequence ATGGATCCAAATAATATATTGGTTATAGCGATAGCCCGTTTCGGTGATACATTACTTATCACACCGGTTATCCATGCATTAAAACAGCGTTGGCCTAATGCTCATATTCATGTGCTTGCACATAAACGTAGTGCATGCATTCTTGAGCATAATCCTGATATTGATTGTATTAGACATTTTTCTAAAAAAAGAGCTATTTGGGCAGGCTGGTTACCTCATAAGCCTTATGATTTAGCGCTAGTATATGGCAATGATAGTGAGTTGGTGAACTATGCACGTCGTCAATCTCACCATACTGTGGCTTTTTCTGATAAGTCGCAACAGCAAACTGATGTGACTTGGGTTGAACGTCCCAAATTGCCGCTGGTTGCACAAAAAGAACGTGCCTTATTAATTAATGTGTTAGGGATTTATCCGAGTTGTTGGCAGTTACGTTACTTTATCAGTGATGAAGAAGCGAGTTTTGCACAACAATTTTTAAAAGATAATTCATTAATTAATAAGAATATTATTGGTTTTCAATTACAGAGCTTTCCGGCTAAGGCCTATAGAGATTGGCCGGTGGAAAATTTTCTACAATTAGCAAAGCAGATAATTTCCCATGACGCGAGTACGTATTTCTTGCTATTAGGTAGTAAGGAAAGTGAACAACTCTCCATTGATTTAGCTAAAAAAATGGGTGAAGAGCGCTGTTTAGCCTTAGCTGGTCAAGTTTCAATGCGACAAAATGCGGCAATTATGGCGAATTTATCGCTTTATGTAGGGGTAGATACAGGGCCTACACATTTAGCCGGGGCTTTAGATATCCCAATGGTGGCGTTATACCATAGCTATCACCCAGGATGCTATTTAGCGCCATTACAACATTCTTGTTGTCAGGTTATCCAACACCCAACCTCGTTGGAAAATGCTCGTCGCGAAGACAATATGGCTGAAATATCAGTTGAAGAAGTGTGGAATGCAGTGCGTAATATCATTGATGGAATGAAGGTGAAAAAGTAA
- a CDS encoding glycosyltransferase family 4 protein — protein sequence MKIGIIDVTITMSYGGIQTAVWELAKQLHDAGHEVHLYGGNGDIRHNLAGRQIQVHTYPYTPRDKVIDLGGRFRRIVERYTFARHAKKEVISQHFDWVILTKPFDFFWPSMMPKSSSTRFCYMSGGTSFFKGDRRLGKKISAWVACSHFNAWQIQHHFKQFPNVIYNGVDIEKFKPMTTSLREQLGINESTFLLSFAGRLVGWKGLSVAIDAIEQLKGEDVKLLIIGAGDDLERLKKKAISKGIAEQVIFHQPVEHNVLPEFYAASDAGIFPSTGDEAFGITIAEAMACAKPVIASHIGGIPEVVGNEGTAGVLVAPGNADEIVMAINHLRTLPDRGKSMGELARLRIESRYTWQHSAQRLLQALAS from the coding sequence ATGAAGATCGGTATAATTGATGTCACAATCACCATGTCTTATGGCGGGATCCAAACAGCGGTTTGGGAACTGGCTAAGCAATTGCATGATGCTGGTCATGAAGTTCATCTTTATGGTGGCAATGGCGATATTCGACACAATCTGGCAGGACGCCAAATACAGGTTCACACTTACCCTTATACCCCAAGAGATAAAGTGATTGATCTTGGTGGGCGTTTTCGTCGTATTGTTGAGCGTTATACTTTTGCGCGACATGCCAAAAAAGAGGTGATCAGCCAACATTTTGATTGGGTGATTTTAACGAAGCCTTTTGATTTTTTTTGGCCTTCTATGATGCCTAAATCATCATCAACTCGCTTTTGTTATATGAGTGGGGGAACCAGTTTTTTTAAAGGCGATCGCAGGTTAGGTAAAAAGATTTCAGCATGGGTTGCATGTAGCCATTTTAATGCTTGGCAAATCCAACATCATTTTAAGCAGTTTCCAAACGTGATTTATAATGGTGTGGATATTGAAAAGTTTAAACCTATGACCACGTCATTGCGTGAGCAATTAGGGATCAATGAGTCTACTTTTTTACTCTCATTTGCAGGACGGTTAGTGGGTTGGAAGGGCTTGAGTGTCGCAATTGATGCCATCGAGCAGTTAAAAGGTGAAGATGTTAAACTTCTGATTATCGGTGCTGGTGATGATCTTGAACGATTAAAAAAGAAAGCAATTTCTAAAGGCATTGCAGAACAAGTTATTTTTCATCAACCTGTCGAACATAACGTATTACCAGAATTTTATGCAGCAAGTGACGCAGGTATTTTTCCGAGTACAGGAGATGAAGCTTTCGGTATTACGATTGCAGAAGCGATGGCGTGTGCAAAACCTGTTATTGCAAGCCATATCGGGGGTATTCCTGAGGTGGTAGGTAATGAAGGTACCGCTGGAGTTCTCGTCGCACCAGGTAATGCCGATGAAATTGTGATGGCGATTAATCATCTGCGCACATTACCAGATAGAGGTAAAAGCATGGGAGAGCTGGCTCGTCTACGCATTGAATCACGTTATACTTGGCAACACTCTGCGCAACGTTTATTGCAGGCATTGGCGTCATAA
- a CDS encoding glycosyltransferase family 4 protein, whose product MMKIAYLDPYPVPDLRVASLQILQNVDAFARAGAQVTLVTPKGQYRDSDILGRSIHTNASLVSLRDIRRKWYFPFNSQKLFSLQITRWVKQNNVDALFTRNLKLACYLCENYPETPLFFESHEIFAQSFAESHSFEKKKNRAKYHKLLKMEKLVYNRATGIFVLTSLLRDDIVSQYQVTTPITVVPDGVDLHAVADYQVKPLISEKNFTEVLYLGSLHKWKGIPTMMRAMKYLDNARLNIAGGTPEQIEGLTLLAQEMDVKDKVNFLGFIDPKKRFEAIGQHDICVLPLTLTSIGSRYTSPLKLFEYMAMEKPVVISDFPSIRDVVDEKAVSFADSGDAQSFAKQIIQLRENPQRAKEKTTHARSLVENYYNWDKRAEIILKTIEKLIK is encoded by the coding sequence ATTATGAAAATTGCCTATCTTGATCCTTATCCAGTGCCTGACTTACGTGTGGCTTCATTACAAATTTTACAAAATGTGGATGCATTTGCTCGAGCCGGTGCTCAAGTGACATTAGTCACACCTAAAGGGCAATATCGAGATAGTGATATATTAGGTCGTTCAATTCATACTAATGCGAGTTTAGTTTCTTTAAGAGATATTCGCCGTAAATGGTATTTTCCATTTAATTCACAAAAACTTTTCTCATTACAGATCACTCGCTGGGTAAAGCAAAATAACGTTGATGCGTTGTTTACCCGTAATTTAAAACTAGCTTGTTATCTTTGTGAAAATTATCCAGAAACTCCTCTCTTTTTTGAAAGCCATGAAATTTTCGCTCAATCTTTTGCAGAGTCTCATTCATTTGAGAAAAAAAAGAATCGTGCTAAATATCATAAGCTATTAAAAATGGAGAAATTAGTTTACAACCGAGCGACGGGTATTTTTGTTCTTACTTCATTGTTAAGAGATGATATTGTTTCGCAGTATCAAGTTACTACGCCAATAACAGTGGTTCCTGATGGAGTTGATTTACATGCTGTGGCTGATTATCAGGTCAAGCCGTTAATTTCTGAGAAAAACTTTACTGAGGTATTGTATTTAGGGAGTTTGCATAAATGGAAAGGCATTCCAACCATGATGCGAGCAATGAAATATCTTGATAATGCACGACTTAATATTGCGGGTGGTACACCAGAACAGATTGAAGGATTAACTTTATTAGCTCAAGAAATGGATGTAAAAGATAAAGTGAATTTCTTGGGATTTATTGATCCCAAAAAACGCTTTGAAGCAATTGGTCAACACGATATCTGTGTACTTCCGCTTACATTAACTAGCATTGGAAGTCGTTACACTTCACCTCTTAAGTTATTTGAATATATGGCGATGGAAAAACCTGTAGTAATTTCGGATTTTCCTTCAATTCGTGATGTTGTGGATGAGAAAGCGGTGAGTTTTGCCGATAGTGGTGATGCGCAGAGTTTTGCAAAACAGATAATACAGCTAAGAGAAAACCCGCAACGAGCTAAAGAAAAAACAACTCATGCCCGCTCTCTAGTTGAAAACTATTACAACTGGGATAAGCGGGCAGAGATTATATTAAAAACAATAGAGAAGTTAATTAAGTAA
- the rfaL gene encoding O-antigen ligase RfaL, with protein MMLFKDYSKKSLWNLSIIGLYIILIYLPDITRYKNIVMGLIGATALWYLVRDFKAICKIFKNNLSFSLLFLLLVIGYSILISVEPSISIKEINKPILNGLLLFAVTFPIVLYKEKPADIAKMVMVAFAIGLLVIMAKELVQYYLEYPQVKPFTWQSQRLHREITYALLFFFPVSLIYWTYKKRPSIYEWLLFIVFNCLIIFIMLGTLARGAWVTLIVIVLSIIIIEKNWLLVKTSIITTIILYIVIIQSSPNIIIKAKLKQKLTQTSSGLRFDNGSNSSALNLILEHPIKGYGYGNQLYHNVYNEKVKDHPNWIFKKSIGPHNIFLAFWFAGGVLGLFGILYFCSSIIVQGIQLIRKNHGIIRQVSLVLLMSFLGVYVLRGLFENAYINQVGILVGLMLALRHALLNNQSVSPSDKQQ; from the coding sequence ATGATGTTGTTTAAAGACTATAGTAAAAAATCCCTTTGGAATTTATCCATTATCGGGCTTTACATTATATTGATCTACTTACCAGATATCACCCGTTATAAAAATATTGTGATGGGATTAATTGGTGCAACAGCACTGTGGTATTTGGTACGTGATTTTAAGGCTATCTGTAAAATATTTAAAAATAATCTGTCATTCTCACTGCTATTTTTATTGCTGGTGATTGGTTATTCCATACTAATTTCTGTCGAGCCCAGCATTAGTATAAAAGAGATTAATAAGCCGATACTCAATGGATTACTGCTTTTTGCCGTTACCTTTCCGATTGTGCTGTACAAAGAGAAACCTGCTGATATTGCCAAGATGGTGATGGTGGCTTTTGCGATTGGGTTATTGGTAATTATGGCAAAGGAGTTAGTGCAGTATTATTTGGAATATCCTCAAGTAAAACCATTTACATGGCAAAGTCAACGACTGCACCGAGAAATAACCTATGCATTATTATTTTTTTTTCCTGTAAGCTTAATTTATTGGACATATAAAAAGAGACCAAGTATTTATGAGTGGTTGCTTTTTATAGTATTCAATTGCCTAATTATATTTATTATGCTTGGAACATTAGCAAGAGGAGCTTGGGTTACATTAATAGTAATTGTATTATCAATAATAATTATTGAAAAGAATTGGTTACTTGTAAAAACAAGTATAATTACAACTATAATTTTATATATAGTCATCATACAATCATCACCGAATATTATTATTAAAGCTAAGCTGAAGCAAAAACTAACTCAAACAAGTAGTGGCCTACGCTTTGATAATGGAAGTAATAGCTCAGCATTAAACCTTATTTTAGAACACCCCATAAAAGGTTATGGTTATGGTAACCAACTCTACCATAACGTCTATAATGAAAAAGTTAAAGATCACCCAAATTGGATATTTAAAAAATCCATTGGCCCTCATAATATCTTTTTAGCTTTCTGGTTTGCCGGTGGTGTGTTAGGACTATTTGGTATTCTTTATTTTTGCTCTTCGATTATTGTCCAAGGTATCCAGCTAATAAGAAAAAATCACGGGATTATTCGCCAAGTTTCCTTGGTGCTACTGATGTCTTTTTTAGGGGTCTATGTATTGCGAGGGTTATTTGAAAATGCCTATATCAATCAAGTGGGTATTTTGGTGGGATTAATGCTGGCATTGCGTCATGCCTTACTCAATAATCAATCAGTCTCACCATCAGATAAACAACAATAG